In Brettanomyces nanus chromosome 3, complete sequence, a single genomic region encodes these proteins:
- a CDS encoding uncharacterized protein (BUSCO:EOG09343HWV), giving the protein MNAVKNAGEVLQRTSEYLESGLVTKQPAWYRVLAYHPPVKNHTKTIRPLVLRKIKEEEVSTLKKIMSHNKGDLFYKTRLRPKHMAANFLKPQKLHFIEDDLRDLFYKQHPWELADPKSLIENENSIDLEKLDWSTMRQYTKKLDGESVVQRTIYLMKNEDQLLLNAFEQSKYEYYRLKIEDETEINVAEEQGEMFGAVYGKSMVEYGFDKEMEVLSKWKEDAVEQTRVMEAKRSNSSSGGLARQENKGLEEDEGEEDATEETSGSNEGVTEEDLLKELRK; this is encoded by the coding sequence ATGAATGCTGTTAAAAATGCTGGAGAAGTGTTACAAAGGACATCTGAGTATCTAGAATCGGGATTGGTCACCAAGCAACCGGCGTGGTATAGAGTTCTAGCGTACCATCCACCTGTTAAAAACCACACCAAAACCATTAGACCTCTTGTGTTGAGAAAGAttaaagaggaggaagttAGTACCTTGAAAAAAATCATGAGCCATAATAAAGGAGATCTATTTTACAAGACACGATTAAGGCCTAAGCATATGGCTGCTAACTTCCTTAAACCGCAGAAGTTACACTTTATTGAGGATGACTTGAGGGATCTTTTCTACAAGCAGCATCCTTGGGAATTGGCGGATCCAAAGAGCTTAATCGAGAACGAGAATTCtattgatttggagaaacTTGATTGGTCCACTATGAGACAGTAcaccaagaagttggacGGAGAATCCGTTGTTCAAAGGACGATTtacttgatgaaaaatgagGATCAGTTGCTATTGAATGCTTTTGAGCAGTCCAAGTATGAGTATTATAGATTAAAGATCGAAGATGAGACGGAAATAAACGTTGCAGAGGAGCAAGGAGAGATGTTTGGCGCAGTGTACGGAAAATCCATGGTTGAATACGGTTTCGATAAAGAGATGGAAGTGCTAAGTAAATGGAAGGAAGATGCTGTTGAACAGACAAGAGTTATGGAAGCCAAGAGATCAAACTCCTCTTCTGGGGGTCTGGCCAGGCAGGAAAATAAAGGGctagaggaagatgaaggagaagaagacgcAACTGAAGAAACGTCCGGCTCTAATGAAGGTGTCACAGAGGAGGATCtcttgaaagagttgagaAAGTGA
- a CDS encoding uncharacterized protein (EggNog:ENOG41), producing MWDKDSTAPSATSGKLSSDDPESKLAVTTSCNSVPQILPTDKELDKVYRHLDYRIIPALWCLYFLTSFGSSAYGNTLTMNYETNHSLAASLDLKGHDLSTASALYYVAYIIFDLPMNLIMTQLSPQVWLCRIVVTVGVCYLCYSALHNASGLIAIRFMSGFAGSGTWPGMTYYISLWYPEQRTARRIGYYFTAAQLSAAAAGLVSAGFQKMDMVHGYFGWKWLYIVYGTILIVDGISLIWWLPDRPQYLAVNSKWNRHILPKRFQKYFTPKQPLSHEERQMHAVDMKQRYKRVSWGVKDLVRVLMDVRTWALIIMYFGVVGVGYGLAVFATTLIKVNNPNLSGISISLLYAPIWLFDFASILIVTPFADRYKQKRYVFFCGAAVIIIVGLLVTTYAKSSWSRWGGLLIAGFGLGPTVPICMTLASEIMTKIYGDVGCAAAAAIVSGLGNLGSVTSTYALYSGWPSDEKNLYRNSNMILVLMCGVSIIACLALTLMRSHMSEEPIEVQQKKKQEQEQQE from the coding sequence ATGTGGGACAAAGATTCTACAGCCCCTTCTGCTACGTCTGGGAAGCTCTCTTCTGATGACCCAGAATCAAAATTGGCTGTCACTACATCCTGTAATTCAGTGCCACAGATTCTTCCTACAGATAAGGAACTAGACAAAGTTTACCGTCATTTGGATTATAGGATAATTCCCGCATTATGGTGCCTTTACTTCCTTACTTCCTTTGGCTCTTCTGCTTACGGTAACACTCTTACCATGAACTATGAGACAAATCATTCGTTGGCAGCGTCTTTGGACTTAAAAGGACACGATCTTTCCACCGCAAGTGCTTTATACTATGTGGCTTATATTATTTTTGATCTTCCTATGAACTTGATCATGACTCAACTTTCGCCTCAAGTTTGGCTTTGCCGTATTGTGGTTACTGTCGGTGTTTGCTATCTGTGTTACTCTGCTCTTCATAATGCTTCTGGTCTTATTGCCATTAGATTCATGTCAGGCTTTGCCGGGTCTGGTACGTGGCCTGGAATGACTTACTATATATCTCTTTGGTACCCTGAGCAGAGAACCGcaagaagaattggttACTACTTCACTGCTGCTCAGCTTAgtgctgctgctgcaggCCTAGTTTCTGCGGGTTTCCAGAAAATGGATATGGTACACGGATACTTTGGCTGGAAGTGGTTGTATATTGTTTACGGTACCATTCTCATAGTAGATGGTATTTCACTTATATGGTGGCTTCCTGACAGACCTCAGTACTTGGCGGTCAATTCCAAATGGAATAGACATATCTTGCCTAAAAGATTCCAAAAGTATTTTACCCCAAAACAGCCATTATCACACGAAGAACGACAAATGCACGCTGTGGACATGAAACAAAGATATAAAAGAGTGTCTTGGGGCGTGAAAGATTTGGTTAGAGTGTTGATGGATGTCCGTACTTGGGCCCTCATCATTATGTATTTTGGAGTGGTTGGTGTTGGCTACGGCTTGGCTGTTTTTGCGACAACTTTAATCAAAGTTAATAACCCAAATCTATCTGGCATATCCATCTCTTTATTATATGCTCCCATTTGGTTGTTTGACTTTGCTTCGATCTTGATTGTCACTCCATTTGCTGATAGATACAAGCAGAAGAGATACGTTTTCTTCTGTGGTGCAGCTGTTATCATTATAGTGGGACTTTTAGTGACTACATATGCGAAAAGTTCTTGGAGTAGATGGGGAGGATTACTTATTGCTGGATTTGGCTTAGGACCGACCGTTCCTATTTGTATGACGTTAGCTTCAGAGATCATGACCAAAATCTACGGCGATGTTGGATGtgcagcagctgctgctATTGTGTCGGGCCTCGGTAATTTGGGTTCGGTGACATCTACATACGCCTTATACAGTGGATGGCCTTctgatgaaaagaatctCTACAGAAATTCAAACATGATTTTAGTGTTGATGTGTGGTGTCAGTATCATTGCATGCCTTGCTCTTACTTTGATGAGAAGTCACATGAGCGAAGAGCCAATTGAGGtgcaacagaagaaaaaacaagaacaagaacaacaaGAATAG
- a CDS encoding uncharacterized protein (MEROPS:MER0000405), which produces MDPEKSEQLGSQEFRGSSSTSALLRIRRSRGIISHTFSWLSLVSLLLIYGSSLLLWQVNAFYRNFHELQHHQTSFSGGIIPHPHVYSGTKTPLSFQLVRNGTFSPKYREIQWIRTPNSLTNDTGDYILTDDSAYILKSVQNSKFSKVLYRGTSIEYERKRYSIEDIVFSDDLEHILIVCDKIHNWRHSFFAAYFIYDIKTSSIQALYDPDITLNSKIALAKWSPDSLSVAFVLENNVYLKKISDFVHPTLKQVTEDGGTDIFYGKPDWVYEEEVFESDTALWWSPNSKYISMLRINDTQVPIYPIPYFVQDDQSANDSYPELKEIKYPKAGYPNPVVDFLVYDVEKSLVKSLKPEDSFYHDSEIPNETRLITEMVWVGDQQVLVKTTNRESDVLKVFIIEADGDNLISILARSDNVKGQSWFEIEHNTLYIPKSGIRQEDGYIDVIDVDGYDHLAYFSPPTASEPKALLTSGPWEVDGGAAAFDYVESRVYYLSTEKSSVERHLYSVDLDGSNRRNITDVSEEGWYSVSFSKGSRYLLLNYDGPYVPYQKIVDLHNDTEEVLVSNTALRDRLQFYEVPESEFGELDLGDGVIVNYKQTFPLEFDPKKKYPLLFFVYGGPGSQLVQKTYSMSFSSIVASELNAVVVTVDGRGTGFKGRAFRNVVRDNLSYYEVLDQISAAKIFTEKEYIDSQRTAIWGWSYGGFMTLKTLEQDAGNVFKYGMAVAPVTNWRFYDSIYTERYMHTPQENANYMNSSVHEPDHFKDVTRFLLMHGTGDDNVHFQNSMKFLDMMNQAGVENYDVHVFPDSDHAIKYHNANLIVYDALFNWLKKAFDGMYTCYEAAATRSFSTEEYIDPEVDLYG; this is translated from the coding sequence ATGGACCCTGAAAAGTCTGAGCAGCTTGGTTCACAAGAGTTTCGAGGCTCTAGCAGTACGTCTGCTCTGCTGAGAATTCGCCGTTCTCGTGGTATCATTTCTCATACATTCAGTTGGCTATCTCTAGTTTCGCTACTACTAATATATGGTTCCAGTTTGCTTCTATGGCAGGTTAATGCTTTTTACAGGAACTTTCATGAGCTACAACATCATCAgacttcattttctggCGGCATTATTCCTCACCCTCACGTTTATTCCGGTACAAAGACTCCTCTCTCATTCCAATTAGTCAGAAACGGAACCTTTTCTCCGAAATATAGAGAAATTCAATGGATCAGGACACCAAACTCACTTACAAATGATACTGGTGACTATATTTTGACCGATGACTCTGCCTATATTCTTAAAAGCGTTCAGAATTCCAAGTTTTCAAAAGTTTTGTACAGAGGTACATCCATCGAATATGAACGAAAGAGGTATTCCATCGAGGATATCGTATTCAGTGATGATCTGGAACACATTCTTATTGTTTGTGATAAAATTCATAATTGGAGGCACTCCTTTTTTGCCGCTTATTTCATCTATGACATCAAGACTTCCTCTATACAGGCTTTGTATGATCCAGATATTACACTCAACAGCAAGATAGCCTTAGCAAAGTGGTCTCCAGACTCTCTTAGCGTTGCATTTGTTTTGGAAAACAATGTCTACCTTAAGAAAATCTCAGACTTCGTTCATCCAACGCTGAAGCAGGTTACAGAAGATGGTGGTACAGATATTTTTTACGGAAAACCTGATTGGGTCTacgaagaagaggtatTTGAGAGCGATACGGCGCTTTGGTGGTCTCCTAATTCCAAATATATTTCCATGCTCAGAATTAACGATACTCAGGTGCCCATCTATCCGATTCCTTACTTTGTTCAGGATGATCAAAGCGCTAACGATTCCTATCCTGAACTTAAAGAGATCAAATATCCTAAAGCTGGATATCCCAATCCTGTAGTAGATTTTTTGGTGTATGATGTTGAAAAAAGCCTTGTTAAGTCTTTAAAACCCGAGGATAGTTTTTATCATGACTCTGAAATCCCTAATGAAACTAGGTTGATAACGGAGATGGTCTGGGTGGGTGACCAGCAAGTACTTGTGAAGACGACAAATAGAGAATCGGACGTGTTGAAGGTTTTCATTATAGAAGCTGATGGAGACAATTTGATCAGCATTTTGGCCCGTTCTGACAATGTGAAGGGTCAAAGTTGGTTCGAGATTGAGCACAATACTCTATATATTCCGAAGTCAGGCATTAGACAGGAAGATGGTTACATAGATGTGATAGATGTTGATGGATACGACCATTTGGcctatttttcaccaccaacagCCTCCGAGCCTAAAGCATTACTAACTTCAGGGCCTTGGGAAGTTGATGGAGGCGCTGCCGCATTTGACTACGTCGAAAGCAGAGTATACTATCTTTCAACAGAGAAATCGTCTGTAGAAAGACACCTCTATTCTGTGGATTTGGATGGGTCGAATAGACGCAATATCACGGATGTTTCTGAGGAAGGATGGTATTCTGTATCGTTTTCTAAGGGTTCCAGATATTTGTTATTGAACTATGATGGCCCTTATGTGCCTTACCAGAAGATTGTCGACTTGCATAATGACACGGAAGAAGTACTGGTTTCAAATACTGCTTTGAGGGATAGGTTACAATTCTATGAGGTTCCAGAAAGTGAATTTGGAGAGTTGGACCTTGGGGACGGTGTGATAGTGAACTATAAACAGACTTTCcctcttgaatttgatccCAAAAAGAAATATCCGTTACTATTCTTTGTGTATGGAGGTCCTGGATCACAATTGGTTCAGAAGACCTATAGCATGAGCTTTTCATCGATTGTGGCATCAGAATTAAATGCAGTGGTAGTGACAGTAGACGGAAGAGGAACTGGATTCAAAGGAAGGGCATTCAGAAATGTGGTGAGGGACAACTTGTCGTACTACGAGGTGCTGGACCAGATTTCAGCTGCCAAGATTTTCACAGAAAAGGAATACATAGATTCACAGAGGACAGCAATTTGGGGTTGGTCATACGGAGGATTCATGACATTGAAAACATTGGAGCAGGATGCTGGAAACGTTTTTAAATACGGTATGGCAGTGGCACCTGTGACTAATTGGAGATTCTATGATTCCATTTACACAGAGAGATATATGCATACACCACAAGAAAATGCAAATTACATGAACAGCTCGGTCCACGAGCCTGACCACTTCAAAGATGTGACACGATTCCTTCTTATGCATGGAACAGGTGATGATAACGTGCATTTTCAGAATAGCATGAAATTCTTAGATATGATGAATCAAGCTGGTGTGGAAAACTATGATGTTCACGTTTTTCCGGACAGCGACCATGCTATCAAGTATCACAACGCCAACTTGATAGTTTACGACGCCCTATTCAATTGGTTAAAGAAAGCATTCGATGGAATGTACACATGCTACGAGGCTGCTGCAACGAGATCTTTCTCTACGGAGGAATATATTGACCCCGAAGTCGACTTGTATGGATGA